Proteins from one Impatiens glandulifera chromosome 2, dImpGla2.1, whole genome shotgun sequence genomic window:
- the LOC124924757 gene encoding leucine-rich repeat extensin-like protein 3 has protein sequence MSSPPPPGISSPPPPSVISSPPPPSVILSPPPPSVISSPPPPPVISSPPPPSVISSPPPPSVISSPPPPPIVSSPPPPSVISSPPPPPIVSSPPPPPNVFSPPPPIVLPPRSPPPLPPPPPISIPPRTPPPPPPPIVSSPPPPPLIVSPPPPPIAPLGSPPPPPPIVSSPPPPPISIPPRSTPPPPPIVSLPPPPPIVSSPPPPPIVSSPPPPIVFSPPPPPIVSSPPPPIVFSPPPPPIVSSPPPPPTAPLGSPPPPSPIRSSPPPPISPPPNVLSPPPLTIVSPPPPSPTGSLVEIPPAPPSSKSPGISIGLIAGVVVTGIAFFAILLLLFLYLRKKKKREVQDDDHDYVLRPHGHTGETLLHIRQLNYLKSNFGNNNIVVR, from the coding sequence ATGTCTTCGCCGCCGCCTCCCGGCATCTCGTCGCCACCGCCGCCTTCAGTCATTTCGTCGCCACCGCCGCCTTCAGTCATTTTGTCGCCACCGCCGCCTTCAGTCATTTCGTCGCCACCGCCGCCTCCCGTCATCTCGTCGCCACCGCCACCTTCAGTCATTTCGTCGCCACCGCCACCTTCAGTCATTTCGTCGCCACCGCCGCCTCCAATTGTTTCCTCGCCACCGCCACCTTCAGTCATTTCGTCGCCACCGCCGCCTCCAATTGTTTCCTCGCCGCCTCCCCCTCCCAATGTTTTTTCACCACCGCCCCCTATTGTACTACCCCCACGCTCTCCTCCTCCATTACCGCCGCCTCCGCCTATATCAATACCCCCACGCactccgccgccgccgccgccgccaatTGTTTCCTCACCACCTCCGCCGCCTCTAATTGTTTCCCCACCACCGCCTCCTATAGCCCCCTTGGGCTCTCCTCCGCCGCCCCCTCCAATTGTTTCCTCACCACCGCCACCTCCTATATCAATACCCCCACGCTCTACTCCGCCGCCGCCTCCAATTGTTTCCTTACCACCGCCTCCTCCTATTGTTTCCTCACCACCGCCGCCTCCAATTGTTTCCTCACCACCGCCTCCAATTGTTTTCTCACCGCCGCCTCCTCCTATTGTTTCCTCACCACCGCCTCCAATTGTTTTCTCACCGCCGCCTCCTCCTATTGTTTCCTCACCACCGCCTCCTCCTACAGCCCCCTTGGGCTCTCCTCCGCCGCCCAGTCCAATTCGTTCCTCACCACCACCTCCTATCTCACCTCCTCCCAATGTTTTGTCACCACCGCCCCTTACAATTGTTTCGCCGCCACCACCTTCACCGACCGGATCCCTCGTCGAAATTCCTCCGGCGCCACCGTCTTCTAAGTCGCCTGGCATATCGATTGGTCTTATAGCTGGAGTTGTGGTGACAGGGATTGCCTTTTTTGCAATTTTATTGCTTTTGTTCTTATATTtacggaagaagaagaaaagagaagTCCAGGATGATGATCATGATTATGTGCTCCGGCCACATGGACATACTGGTGAGACTCTTTTGCATATTAGACAACTTAATTATTTGAAGTCAAATTTTGGTAATAATAACATAGTAGTTAGATAA